Proteins encoded within one genomic window of Coprococcus phoceensis:
- a CDS encoding J domain-containing protein — protein sequence MIANPYEVLGVSPSASNDEVKRAYREMSRKYHPDSYVDNPLSGLAEEKFKEIQEAYDQIMKEREGGFSGSYTGGQQQSYSGGSQETVELQAARNYINTRRFREALNVLSNIPNRNAMWYYYSSIANMGLGNNLVAVDHAKQAAAMEPNNMEYVNYANQLQFRGQRYQNTGYGYGRPSYGTGNLCCDLWCADTLCECMGGDLCSCM from the coding sequence ATGATAGCAAATCCATATGAGGTGTTAGGTGTTTCACCAAGTGCAAGTAACGATGAAGTAAAAAGAGCATACAGGGAGATGAGCAGAAAGTATCACCCGGATTCGTATGTAGACAATCCGCTGTCAGGGTTGGCAGAGGAAAAGTTTAAAGAGATTCAGGAAGCGTATGATCAGATTATGAAGGAACGGGAGGGCGGTTTTTCAGGATCTTACACAGGTGGTCAGCAGCAGTCTTATTCCGGAGGTAGTCAGGAGACTGTGGAACTTCAGGCGGCAAGAAACTATATTAATACACGGCGTTTCCGGGAGGCATTAAATGTGCTTTCTAATATACCGAATCGAAATGCGATGTGGTATTATTACAGCTCGATAGCCAACATGGGTTTGGGGAATAATCTCGTGGCGGTAGATCATGCGAAACAGGCTGCGGCAATGGAGCCGAACAATATGGAATATGTAAATTATGCAAATCAGCTGCAGTTTAGAGGACAGCGTTATCAGAATACGGGATATGGCTATGGTCGTCCATCGTATGGAACGGGAAACTTATGTTGTGATTTATGGTGTGCAGACACACTGTGCGAATGTATGGGAGGCGATCTTTGCTCATGCATGTAA
- the tadA gene encoding tRNA adenosine(34) deaminase TadA, with product MNKDEKYMKEAIKQAKKAYALGEVPIGCVIVYEDKIIGRGYNRRTIDKNTIAHAEMMAIKKASKKMDDWRLEDCTMYVTLEPCQMCSGAIVQSRMKKVVVGCMNPKAGCAGSILNLLQMEEFNHQVELEIGVLEEECSALMKNFFKELREKRKAEVK from the coding sequence ATGAATAAAGATGAAAAATATATGAAAGAGGCGATTAAACAGGCGAAGAAGGCATATGCACTTGGAGAGGTTCCAATCGGGTGTGTGATCGTCTACGAAGATAAGATTATCGGACGCGGATACAATCGCAGAACCATTGATAAGAATACGATTGCGCATGCGGAGATGATGGCAATCAAAAAAGCGAGCAAGAAAATGGACGACTGGAGACTTGAGGATTGCACAATGTATGTGACACTGGAGCCGTGTCAGATGTGCTCGGGAGCGATTGTACAGTCCAGAATGAAGAAGGTTGTTGTAGGATGTATGAATCCAAAAGCGGGCTGCGCGGGGTCGATTCTTAATTTACTGCAGATGGAAGAATTCAACCATCAGGTAGAATTGGAAATAGGCGTGCTGGAAGAAGAATGCAGTGCGCTGATGAAAAACTTTTTTAAAGAACTGAGGGAGAAACGAAAAGCTGAGGTGAAATAA
- a CDS encoding DUF6128 domain-containing protein — protein MKQVIRYLYEYENGNRIRNVGFIKLEKRMDKCAIHIHGKNLDFGQKKKLEVFVFYVQGGECIGIPQGVIEGEAPMINYILKFEPEDAGGQEMFDKLAGIILRNVSEKTYAAMWEEEAADVEHMTTGQREVLEEAATEAVPEERQQSEEPKVRESLIEHVEKLVEQQEFQEEIEKYIPPKTRTYEKIQRQDIARLPRTQWHLANNSFLLHGFYNYHHLLYIEEGENRWIGVPGIYHEKEQAAARAFGFPQFHRVMDADLELSAEEKNTFDDFGYWCRQI, from the coding sequence ATGAAACAGGTCATCCGCTATTTGTACGAGTATGAGAATGGAAACAGAATCCGCAATGTCGGTTTTATAAAGCTAGAAAAACGAATGGATAAATGTGCGATTCATATACATGGAAAGAACCTTGATTTTGGACAGAAAAAGAAATTGGAGGTGTTTGTATTCTATGTGCAAGGAGGAGAATGTATCGGAATCCCGCAAGGGGTAATTGAAGGAGAGGCTCCGATGATTAATTATATCCTGAAATTTGAGCCGGAAGATGCAGGCGGACAGGAAATGTTTGACAAGCTTGCAGGGATTATTTTGAGAAATGTATCGGAAAAAACATATGCTGCGATGTGGGAAGAAGAAGCGGCGGATGTGGAACATATGACGACCGGGCAGAGGGAAGTATTGGAAGAGGCAGCAACTGAAGCTGTGCCGGAGGAGAGACAACAATCAGAGGAACCGAAAGTAAGAGAGAGTCTGATCGAGCATGTGGAGAAACTGGTAGAACAGCAGGAATTTCAGGAGGAAATAGAAAAATATATCCCGCCGAAGACAAGAACATATGAGAAGATTCAGAGGCAGGACATTGCAAGACTTCCGAGAACACAGTGGCATCTTGCGAATAACAGTTTTTTGCTGCATGGATTTTATAATTACCATCATCTTCTGTATATTGAGGAAGGGGAAAATCGATGGATCGGTGTGCCTGGAATTTATCATGAAAAAGAACAGGCAGCAGCAAGAGCATTTGGATTTCCGCAATTTCACCGTGTTATGGATGCGGACCTTGAATTGTCGGCAGAAGAGAAGAATACGTTTGATGATTTTGGATATTGGTGTCGACAGATTTAG
- a CDS encoding B12-binding domain-containing radical SAM protein, with protein sequence MNIVLAAINAKYIHSNLAVYSLRAYAQQYKDEIQIAEYTINQQIDDILMDLYKKKPDILCFSCYIWNLSYVEELVRELGKIFPSVPIWVGGPEVSYDTKDVLERLPEVTGVIFGEGEKTFLEVVEYYHGKDMQLSEIKGIAYRGEEGEFLQNSWREVMDLSEVPFVYHDMADFKNKIIYYESSRGCPFSCSYCLSSIDKCLRFRKLELVEKELQFFIDEEVPQVKFVDRTFNCNHKHAIAIWKYIKEHDKGITNFHFEVAADLLNEEELKLIESMRPGLIQLEIGVQSTNEQTIREIRRTMRFEEVARIVQRINQGENVHQHLDLIAGLPYEGMESFQKSFDDVYRLHPEQLQLGFLKVLKGSYMESQKERYGLVYKSRPPYEVLYTNWLSYEEMMRLKSVEEMVEVYYNSGQFSYCLRKLEEEYASPFVLYQELGRYYENHELHLMSHSRITRYEILLGFVREKHKERERLYRELLTFDLYFRENVKNRPEFAGEHEVSKDWLNAFYETESKEHQYLIGYEAYDKRQLRKMTHIEKFHYDVLGTCEEKEKFILFDYQNRSRLTHQAAVTEIETE encoded by the coding sequence ATGAACATTGTTTTGGCGGCGATTAATGCGAAATATATTCATTCGAATCTGGCTGTGTACAGTCTGAGAGCGTATGCGCAGCAGTATAAGGATGAGATACAGATTGCAGAATATACGATCAATCAGCAGATAGACGATATTTTGATGGATTTATATAAGAAAAAACCGGATATCTTATGTTTTTCCTGCTATATATGGAACCTGTCTTATGTGGAAGAGCTGGTTCGAGAGCTTGGAAAGATATTCCCGAGTGTTCCAATCTGGGTGGGGGGACCAGAGGTATCCTACGATACAAAAGATGTGCTGGAACGTCTTCCGGAAGTGACAGGAGTGATCTTCGGAGAGGGAGAAAAGACATTTTTGGAAGTGGTGGAGTATTATCACGGAAAAGATATGCAGCTTTCGGAGATTAAAGGAATTGCCTACCGTGGAGAAGAGGGAGAATTTTTACAGAATTCATGGCGTGAAGTTATGGATTTGAGTGAGGTTCCGTTTGTGTACCATGATATGGCAGATTTTAAAAATAAGATCATCTACTATGAGTCGAGCAGAGGATGTCCGTTTTCCTGCAGTTACTGCCTTTCTTCGATAGACAAATGTTTGCGTTTCCGCAAACTTGAATTGGTAGAAAAAGAGCTTCAGTTTTTTATCGATGAGGAAGTGCCGCAGGTGAAGTTTGTGGATCGAACTTTTAACTGTAATCATAAGCATGCGATTGCCATTTGGAAATATATCAAGGAGCATGACAAAGGGATCACGAATTTTCATTTTGAAGTGGCGGCGGATTTGCTGAATGAAGAAGAATTGAAGCTGATTGAGTCGATGCGTCCGGGATTGATACAACTTGAGATCGGGGTGCAGTCTACAAATGAACAGACGATTCGTGAGATTCGGCGAACGATGCGGTTTGAGGAAGTGGCACGTATTGTGCAGCGCATCAATCAGGGGGAAAATGTGCATCAGCATCTGGACTTAATCGCAGGACTTCCGTATGAAGGTATGGAGAGTTTTCAAAAATCTTTTGATGATGTGTATCGGCTCCATCCGGAACAGCTTCAGCTTGGATTTTTGAAAGTGCTGAAAGGTTCTTATATGGAATCGCAGAAGGAACGTTATGGACTTGTATATAAGAGCCGGCCGCCGTATGAGGTGCTCTACACAAACTGGCTGTCATATGAAGAGATGATGCGGTTAAAGAGTGTGGAAGAGATGGTGGAGGTCTACTATAACAGTGGGCAGTTTTCGTATTGCCTGCGAAAATTGGAAGAAGAGTATGCATCACCATTTGTATTGTATCAGGAACTTGGCAGATATTATGAGAATCATGAACTGCATCTGATGAGTCATTCCAGAATTACAAGATATGAGATTTTACTTGGATTTGTCAGAGAGAAACATAAAGAACGCGAGAGACTTTACCGAGAACTTTTGACATTTGATCTGTATTTTCGCGAGAACGTCAAAAACCGACCGGAATTTGCGGGAGAGCATGAAGTGTCAAAGGACTGGCTGAATGCGTTTTATGAGACGGAATCAAAAGAGCATCAATATTTGATCGGATACGAAGCATACGATAAAAGACAGTTGCGAAAAATGACTCATATTGAAAAATTCCATTATGATGTACTTGGGACATGTGAAGAAAAAGAGAAATTCATTTTATTTGATTATCAGAATAGAAGCAGGCTGACGCACCAGGCAGCAGTAACTGAAATCGAGACGGAATAA
- a CDS encoding Rpn family recombination-promoting nuclease/putative transposase encodes MGRKKQLKELTIKDNFMFGAVMMDEENCKGLLERVLQIKIDYVEISKEKSIVYHPEYKGVRLDVYAKDENHTRYNVEMQVQKKSALGKRSRYYQSQMDMEMLLTGEDYAGLPNTYVIFICDFDPIGEGKYRYTFRTKCEELLGMNLEDGRTTVFLNTHGKNESEVPKELVTLLKYIREDIDGSEREFHDSYVERLQKFIHEIKSNREMEERFMIFEEMLKDERAEGREEGLALGLENAKSTLLLCLQSFGTVSETICDQIQSQQELEVLKQWTKIAFQSKSLEEFEKKISL; translated from the coding sequence ATGGGAAGAAAAAAACAGTTAAAGGAACTCACGATCAAAGACAATTTCATGTTTGGCGCAGTAATGATGGATGAGGAAAACTGCAAGGGACTTTTGGAAAGAGTGTTGCAGATTAAAATCGATTATGTGGAGATCAGCAAGGAAAAGAGCATTGTCTATCATCCGGAATACAAAGGTGTACGTCTCGATGTGTATGCTAAAGATGAAAATCACACACGTTATAATGTAGAGATGCAGGTACAGAAAAAGTCGGCACTTGGAAAGAGGAGTCGTTATTACCAAAGCCAGATGGATATGGAGATGCTGCTAACGGGTGAGGATTATGCGGGACTTCCGAATACGTATGTCATTTTTATTTGTGACTTTGATCCGATTGGAGAAGGCAAGTATCGTTACACTTTTCGAACAAAATGCGAAGAGTTGTTAGGAATGAATTTGGAGGATGGGAGAACAACTGTCTTCTTGAATACGCATGGAAAGAATGAAAGTGAGGTCCCGAAAGAGCTGGTAACACTTCTGAAATATATAAGAGAAGATATTGATGGAAGTGAGAGAGAATTTCACGATTCATACGTGGAGAGACTTCAGAAATTTATTCATGAGATTAAGTCGAATCGAGAGATGGAGGAACGCTTTATGATTTTTGAAGAGATGTTGAAAGATGAACGCGCGGAAGGTCGAGAAGAAGGTCTTGCGTTGGGACTTGAAAATGCAAAAAGTACATTACTTTTATGCTTGCAAAGTTTTGGAACAGTTTCAGAAACAATCTGTGATCAAATCCAAAGTCAGCAGGAGTTGGAAGTGCTGAAGCAGTGGACAAAGATAGCATTCCAATCGAAATCGCTGGAAGAGTTTGAAAAGAAGATTTCATTATAA
- a CDS encoding M15 family metallopeptidase, whose amino-acid sequence MQISKVLRYYGGLVKRKIKRMSRKRKQIIVVGTSCLVLGLVFGNIFGGIRQKKQAEKQIKKVTAQVQKEEQKKTKAVQKELEQLQQKQAEQEEELPWNMVLVNSSHPMTEGYVPELTEVADGYSVDSRIAEPLNNMLKAAEADGMNIIICSAYRSVEKQEQVFNSSVQDRLNTGMNYWEAYSDTAMSVALPGTSEHGLGLALDLISNQYSELDEKQAETKEAKWLEENCYKYGFILRYPPEKTAETGIIYEPWHYRYVGQEAAKEIMESGVTLEEYLEESY is encoded by the coding sequence ATGCAGATTTCCAAAGTGTTGAGATATTATGGCGGTTTGGTGAAAAGAAAAATAAAACGAATGAGCCGAAAGAGAAAGCAGATCATAGTTGTCGGAACGAGTTGTCTGGTGTTGGGGCTGGTGTTTGGAAATATATTTGGCGGTATAAGACAAAAGAAACAAGCAGAAAAGCAGATTAAAAAGGTGACAGCGCAGGTTCAAAAGGAAGAGCAGAAAAAGACAAAGGCAGTACAAAAAGAATTAGAGCAGCTGCAGCAAAAACAGGCAGAGCAAGAAGAGGAACTGCCGTGGAATATGGTGCTTGTGAATTCATCGCATCCAATGACGGAAGGATATGTTCCGGAGCTTACGGAGGTGGCGGATGGATATAGTGTGGATTCAAGAATCGCAGAGCCTCTCAATAATATGTTGAAGGCAGCAGAGGCGGATGGAATGAACATTATTATCTGTTCTGCGTATCGTTCGGTGGAAAAACAGGAGCAGGTATTTAACTCATCTGTTCAGGATCGTTTGAATACAGGGATGAATTACTGGGAAGCGTACAGTGACACTGCTATGAGTGTTGCGCTTCCGGGGACAAGTGAGCATGGACTTGGACTTGCGCTTGATCTTATTTCAAATCAATACTCGGAGCTGGATGAAAAACAGGCGGAGACAAAAGAGGCAAAATGGCTGGAAGAGAACTGTTATAAGTATGGGTTTATTCTTCGTTATCCGCCGGAAAAAACAGCCGAGACAGGAATTATCTATGAGCCTTGGCACTATCGGTATGTAGGCCAGGAAGCCGCAAAGGAAATTATGGAATCAGGTGTGACATTGGAAGAGTATTTGGAAGAGAGTTACTAA
- a CDS encoding DUF5685 family protein has product MFGYVTAYKPELKMKDFYKYKAYYCGLCKVLREKHGFLGQLTLTYDMTFLVILLHSLYESDMNFEEHRCVVHPAKKQKMLYNEITEYAADMNIVLTYFHFVDDWKDEKSKAGLVGVRAFRKTYLEIEKKYPKKCRIIRSCLKKLQACEEQKEENIDITARYFGELMAELLTYRQDVWTKTLRRMGFYLGKFIYILDAYDDVEQDLESGSYNALISLYGEPDFDERCKEMMTYVLAECTSQFERLPCIEDADILRNILYVGVWEKYDKKQLEKNKEEE; this is encoded by the coding sequence TTGTTTGGATATGTGACAGCGTATAAGCCGGAACTGAAGATGAAAGATTTTTACAAATATAAGGCGTATTATTGTGGACTGTGTAAAGTCTTAAGAGAAAAGCATGGATTTTTAGGACAGTTGACGTTGACTTATGATATGACATTTCTTGTGATTCTGTTACATTCTCTTTATGAGAGTGACATGAATTTTGAAGAGCACCGATGTGTGGTGCATCCGGCGAAAAAGCAGAAGATGTTATATAATGAGATTACCGAATACGCGGCAGATATGAATATTGTGCTGACCTATTTTCATTTTGTGGATGATTGGAAAGATGAGAAGAGCAAGGCGGGACTTGTTGGAGTTCGGGCATTCCGAAAGACATATCTTGAGATTGAAAAAAAATATCCAAAGAAATGCCGGATAATTCGAAGCTGTCTAAAAAAACTGCAGGCATGTGAGGAGCAGAAAGAAGAGAATATTGATATTACGGCAAGATATTTTGGGGAGTTGATGGCAGAACTATTGACTTACAGGCAGGATGTGTGGACGAAAACTCTGCGTAGGATGGGATTTTATCTTGGAAAGTTTATCTATATTTTAGATGCGTATGACGATGTTGAACAAGATTTAGAAAGCGGCAGTTATAATGCGTTGATTTCGCTGTACGGGGAACCGGACTTTGATGAGCGATGTAAAGAGATGATGACCTATGTGTTGGCAGAATGTACCAGTCAGTTTGAACGTCTGCCATGTATTGAAGATGCGGACATACTGAGGAATATTTTGTATGTAGGCGTGTGGGAAAAGTATGATAAAAAGCAGTTGGAAAAAAATAAAGAAGAGGAATAG
- a CDS encoding FprA family A-type flavoprotein has protein sequence MKDTKITDSILYVGVDDKDLDLFESQYVVPNGVSYNSYVILDEKVTLMDTVDQRATKEWLENLDAVLEGRTIDYLVVSHMEPDHAANAKTLIDKFPNMKIVGNAKTFAMMSQFFDVDLTGRSVVVKEGDTLNLGAHTLQFIMAPMVHWPEVMVTYEQSEKILFSADGFGKFGALDVEESWACEARRYYFNIVGKYGAQVQALLKKAATLDIKMICPLHGPILKENLAFYIDKYNTWSSYEPEDEGVFVAYASIHGNTAEAAKEFVEMLRKNGAEKVVIADLSREDMAEAVEDAFRYSKLVVAAASYDAGVFPCMEDFLHHLKAKNYQKRTVGIIENGSWAPSAAKQMKAILEGMKNITICEPVVTIKSTLNETSRKAMEELAKELA, from the coding sequence ATGAAAGATACGAAAATTACAGACTCTATTTTATATGTTGGTGTAGACGATAAAGACTTGGATTTGTTTGAAAGTCAGTATGTAGTTCCGAATGGAGTTTCTTATAATTCATATGTGATTTTAGACGAAAAGGTTACTTTGATGGATACAGTGGATCAAAGAGCTACAAAAGAGTGGTTGGAAAATCTTGACGCTGTACTGGAAGGAAGAACGATTGATTATCTTGTGGTTTCCCATATGGAACCGGATCATGCAGCGAATGCAAAAACATTGATCGACAAATTTCCGAATATGAAGATTGTAGGAAATGCAAAGACTTTCGCTATGATGTCTCAGTTCTTTGATGTGGATCTCACGGGCAGATCTGTTGTTGTAAAAGAAGGAGATACACTGAATCTCGGAGCTCATACATTGCAGTTCATTATGGCACCGATGGTGCACTGGCCGGAAGTCATGGTGACATATGAACAGTCAGAAAAGATCTTGTTTTCAGCGGACGGATTTGGAAAATTCGGAGCGCTTGATGTGGAAGAGTCATGGGCGTGTGAAGCAAGAAGATATTATTTTAATATCGTAGGAAAATACGGCGCGCAGGTGCAGGCGTTGTTGAAAAAAGCGGCAACATTGGACATCAAGATGATCTGCCCGCTTCATGGACCGATTTTAAAAGAAAATCTTGCATTTTATATTGATAAATATAATACATGGAGCAGTTATGAACCGGAAGACGAAGGCGTGTTTGTGGCATATGCATCTATTCACGGGAATACAGCAGAAGCGGCAAAAGAGTTCGTTGAGATGTTAAGGAAAAATGGCGCAGAAAAAGTAGTGATTGCAGACCTTTCCAGAGAAGACATGGCGGAGGCTGTGGAAGATGCATTCCGTTATTCGAAACTGGTTGTTGCGGCAGCTTCTTATGACGCGGGAGTATTCCCATGTATGGAAGATTTCTTACATCATTTGAAAGCGAAAAATTACCAAAAACGTACAGTGGGAATTATTGAAAACGGAAGTTGGGCACCTTCGGCTGCGAAACAGATGAAAGCGATTCTGGAAGGAATGAAAAACATTACAATCTGTGAGCCGGTAGTGACGATTAAATCCACACTCAATGAGACAAGCAGAAAAGCGATGGAAGAATTGGCAAAAGAATTAGCGTAA
- a CDS encoding deoxyguanosinetriphosphate triphosphohydrolase yields MKWEQLLSSKRNREFGGRSKAADLRSEFEKDYHRIIGSASFRRLQDKTQVFPLDKSDFIRTRLTHSLEVSSFGKSLGQNIGESILAYQKDSDFTPKMKEEICNILQCAGLIHDIGNPPFGHFGETVIRDWFRRNLPALLFRGECIDQVLEKQMCQDFYHFEGNAQALRLVSKLHYLVDEHGMNLTYALLGTIVKYPVSSLKIDKTTGNIKDKKLGYYYADQELYEAICKETGTNGRRHPLTYILEAADDIAYKTADIEDAFIKGFLSYHQLKEELAALEKEESAVSFHALEKLEAKYESGQRRKVENPEEYAVKNWIVQMQGFLINCATYGFTSNYEKIMDGEYGYDLFHGTYGEKLMNLLGDIAYRRVFSTSVIYKMEMAESVMLDFLLDKFVKAVIDYDTDEELSEIDKRIVSFISENYKSAYHCHAKGKSEQEKLYLRLLLVTDYICGMTDSYAKRLYQEMNAII; encoded by the coding sequence ATGAAGTGGGAGCAGTTATTATCCAGCAAAAGAAACAGAGAGTTTGGCGGTCGGAGTAAGGCGGCGGACCTTCGAAGTGAGTTTGAAAAAGATTATCATCGCATTATTGGGAGTGCCTCGTTTCGAAGACTTCAGGATAAGACACAGGTATTTCCGCTGGATAAAAGTGATTTTATCAGGACAAGACTGACACATTCTTTGGAAGTGTCTTCTTTTGGGAAATCGTTGGGACAGAATATTGGAGAATCGATTTTGGCATATCAGAAAGATTCGGATTTTACGCCGAAGATGAAGGAAGAGATATGTAATATTTTACAATGCGCGGGCTTGATACATGATATTGGGAACCCGCCGTTTGGACATTTTGGTGAGACGGTGATTCGGGATTGGTTCAGGAGAAACCTGCCGGCGCTGCTGTTTCGTGGAGAGTGCATAGATCAGGTCCTGGAGAAACAGATGTGTCAGGACTTTTATCATTTTGAAGGAAATGCACAGGCGCTCAGATTGGTCAGTAAACTGCACTATCTTGTGGATGAGCATGGGATGAACCTGACATATGCACTGCTTGGAACGATTGTAAAATATCCGGTTTCTTCTCTGAAAATCGATAAAACAACGGGAAATATCAAGGATAAAAAGCTTGGGTATTACTATGCCGATCAGGAACTTTATGAGGCGATTTGCAAGGAGACCGGAACGAACGGAAGGCGTCATCCGCTCACATATATATTAGAGGCTGCGGATGATATCGCATACAAAACAGCAGATATCGAAGATGCCTTTATAAAAGGTTTTCTTTCCTATCATCAACTGAAAGAAGAATTAGCAGCTTTGGAAAAAGAGGAAAGTGCCGTTTCTTTTCATGCATTGGAAAAATTAGAAGCAAAATATGAAAGTGGGCAGAGAAGAAAAGTGGAAAATCCAGAAGAATATGCCGTGAAGAACTGGATTGTGCAGATGCAGGGATTTTTGATCAATTGTGCAACATATGGATTTACTTCGAACTATGAGAAGATTATGGATGGAGAGTATGGTTATGATTTGTTCCACGGGACATATGGAGAAAAATTGATGAATCTTCTGGGAGATATTGCGTACCGAAGAGTGTTTTCTACATCGGTCATCTATAAGATGGAGATGGCAGAGTCGGTAATGCTTGATTTTCTGTTGGATAAATTTGTAAAAGCAGTGATTGATTATGATACAGATGAGGAGTTGAGCGAGATTGATAAACGGATTGTCTCGTTTATCTCAGAAAATTATAAGAGTGCTTATCACTGTCATGCAAAGGGGAAAAGCGAGCAGGAAAAGCTGTATCTCAGACTTCTCCTTGTGACGGATTACATCTGTGGAATGACAGACAGCTATGCAAAACGGCTTTATCAGGAGATGAATGCAATTATATAG
- a CDS encoding 4'-phosphopantetheinyl transferase family protein, translating into MIRTWIADVTSLLEKEKYLQYYKIVPDFRKEKADKIVYQEGKALSVGVWVLYEKMRRTYGLSKNAVFNLSHSGQYVLCSVVDSERQIWHLGCDIEGVKQVRLDVARRFFCASEFQRIVEQNTEVERAEEFYRYWVLKESFMKATRLGMKLGLDQFEIGFSKEGSPYLLKQPEEFPQRYYFKEYTIADIPYKIAVCSNCSEFSKTIEKIEL; encoded by the coding sequence ATGATTAGAACATGGATTGCAGATGTAACATCTCTGCTGGAGAAAGAAAAATATTTACAATACTATAAAATAGTTCCGGATTTTCGGAAAGAGAAGGCGGATAAAATTGTTTACCAGGAAGGGAAAGCTCTGAGCGTGGGCGTGTGGGTACTGTATGAGAAGATGCGCAGAACATATGGATTGTCGAAAAATGCGGTTTTTAATCTGTCACATTCCGGACAGTATGTACTTTGCTCTGTTGTGGACAGTGAACGTCAAATATGGCATCTCGGATGCGATATCGAAGGTGTCAAGCAGGTGAGACTGGATGTTGCCAGACGTTTTTTTTGTGCGTCCGAATTTCAAAGAATTGTAGAACAGAATACGGAAGTGGAAAGAGCGGAGGAGTTTTATCGCTACTGGGTGTTGAAAGAAAGTTTTATGAAAGCGACCCGGCTTGGGATGAAATTAGGATTGGATCAGTTTGAGATTGGATTTTCGAAAGAGGGAAGTCCGTACTTGCTAAAACAGCCGGAAGAGTTTCCTCAGAGATATTATTTTAAAGAGTATACGATAGCCGATATTCCTTATAAAATTGCAGTGTGTTCTAATTGCAGTGAGTTTTCAAAAACAATAGAAAAGATTGAATTATAG